From Aegilops tauschii subsp. strangulata cultivar AL8/78 chromosome 5, Aet v6.0, whole genome shotgun sequence:
GGGCATATATCGATCGCTTGGGGATACCAACGAAACCAACGAACGACGTACGgactgagacattaggagtagagataaagCATTATGAAGTAACCACTCCGTACAAGAAGTTCAAGTGCATAAAAAAATAGTCTGTTGCAGCATCGACACAAACATGCCaaaaaacataaaagaaaaaaaaagaatacCACCACAGGAGTCATAGCTTCCATCATGTGGTCAAATTGGTCGCAATCCCTCTGCCTAGACCGTGCCTCCTTCATCCTTTTATTTATGGGTGAGACTTGTATTAATCAAGGATCCAGGGAATTACAATTTAGCTTACACAAGTCCACAATCTTCGCAGGACCAGAGCTCAACCAAACTACTGTTCTACCTTCAGTTCTAGCAATTTTAGCTAAATAATCGCTAACCACATGTTTGGTTATAATTGATATGAATAACACTAGTCGTACGAAAGGGACATCAAATGTTTGATCTCATTCGCCAAGGAGGCGAACATAGACCTATATGTGTCCTTAACCATATTCACTGCCACTAAAGAATCCATTTCCACGCAAATCAGCGGCTTCGTTCGCTGGATAGTAAGAGAAATACCCTCCATACAAGCACATAGGTTTTTTTTTTCAGGTGGAAGCAAGCACATAGTTTGGCCTCAAGTGCATCTCAACAGGAGAAGAGATCCCTGCAGGAAGATAAAATATGTTTGAGTAATTTTAACATGCTTCCTCTTACCTTCTCTTTTCACATGAAAGAGAGGAAGATAAGAGTTAATCAGACCACTAATTAATCATATCAATGGCTTAGATCTATTATGTACTTTTACCTCTCATGGAAAAATGGAGGTAAGAGAGAGCATGCTAAAATTTGTCAATTTTTTTTCCAAGACAATCGCGCAGAACCATGCTTGTTCCTGCCCGACCTTCCTCTGTCCATGATCCATTTGTATTGAGCTTGACCCAACCCGCAAATGTGGCTTCCTCTCTTTTTTCTCCCCTAACCCTAGACGGCTAGGGTAAACTCTCCCCTTCAGACTTCACCTGAAAGGCCCTGGATTTGCCTCTCCTCTGCCCGTCGCTCCGGCGGCCGGTGGCGAAGAGGGGATTCCGGTGTCTCCGATCTGGTTAGTAGTCTAGGTTAGGATATTTTTTCTTAGTTCTCGCAGGTGTGGCGCTCGGGCGGATGGCAAAGCTTCTCCTTCGACTTTGTCTTCCGGGCTTCGATTCTTCTCGAGTTCGTCAGTCTGGACGTAGTCAACGGAGCTCCGACGTATATTCCTGCCATCTCTTTGGGGCGGTGAGGTTAGCGTTTCTCGTCATGTGGCGAGATTTGGTGTTAGGTACTTCACATCTATGCAAGAGTTCAACTGGGGCGACTACGACTTTAGAGTGATAGTCCTTATGAGCATGTGCCTGAAGACTTCTCAACCGTCATAGACAAGGTCAACGGCAACGGCGATATGTCGGCGGCCCGTGGCGGCAGCAGTAGTGGTTTTTCGGTGGTTTTAGAATTTCGATGTAAattttattatgtttgagatgCTTTGTACTTCCGGTAAACTTTTATAATAGATATGATGTTTTTTGCAAAAGAAATCTCCGGACGAAAAAATAATCCAGTTTTAGTTAATTTTACAGGAATTAGGAAATGTATAAAAGGACAGGATCGCCCCAGGCAAAAATACCCTAAAAAGACACGCTCTGCCCTGTTCGGCCCGTTCGCCCAGCTCCGAGTCCCCGTCCGACAGTCCCTCCgccgccggagctcctccgccaCCCCGGCCGTTATCGCCGGTCCCCTGCCGCCCTCTTCCCCGCACGAGCCCGCCCTACCTCTCTGCACTCTCCTCCTCGCGGCCCCGTCCATCCTTCTCCTAGGCTCCCCAATCCTGATTCCTGATTCCTGTAAAGAGCGGAGAGGGGAGAGCAGCGAATCCGTCACTCCCGTCTTCCCCGCCGCGGCGGCGCGCCGTCACCGCTTCTCCCAGCAACCTTCACCCACACTCCTCCCCAGACCTCCACAACCCTATCCTTCATCGTATTCTCCACAAATCCTCCCAATCGAAGCTGCTTATTGCCGTCACACCGCCGCCATTGTTTGTATCCATCCTCCCCTAGCATGGTGGCTCTACGGTGCAGTGGAGGCGCCGCCGCACACATGGCGGCGCATAGAATAAAGGCCCCTCGGAACGGAGATGGCCGCAGCGCCATTCTTCCCATGCGTGCCGGGATCAGGGAGCTTCCGCTGAGGGCTTCCTTGTCACCGCCCTCGGTGTCTCCACGGACAGTGGTACACTAACTATTTCCCCCTGTTTCACTTTGGTTAATTCCATGAGAATTACTAATTCGGATGTTCTCCTAAACTGCGGCCTCCACTCTTCAGCGCTGCTCCGTTTTTCGTCGTCGTCGTACGGGGGGACATTGCTTCCAGAATAGGGGAATGACTGAGGGATGGGAGGCGCTGAAGGCGGCGACAGCCGACATGTTCCGGCCCCTGCTCCTCAACATTTCCGACATGCGCTCTCTCAACACAGTTTACGACCTCGAAGACTACCAGATTGACATGCTCTTTGGTGTGCTTCAGTTGTTCCCACAGGCGATTCTGATATGCTGTCTCTGTACCCTGCTTTTCTTACTGAATACTGAGTTATCTTTGCCTGTAGGTGCTTTTGCTGGACTCGTTGGTGTTTACCAACTGTGGAGGGCAGCCCCTCACATCTTTGTTGATGCTGCTCTTGGCTACATCATATATAAGCTCAGTGTTGTATCATCAGAACTGCATCGGCTGCGGAAATCCAATGGTTTAATTAACCGGCTGAAATTCGGTATTTACTCTTTTAACTGAACTAATGCTCTGTGCCTTCTCATGACTGGCTCATTTTGTGGTGGGGGTGGGTGGGGAATAAGCTGATGTGTTATGCCATTCTTGGACCTATAACAATATTCATAAATGCAGCAATGTAACATCTTTCATGTAGTGTACTTTTGTGCTGCAAGTAAAATCCTGAAGTCAATTGTTATACACAATAAGTCTCCTAGAATCTTACAAATACTAATGTAGTTACATGTAGAAAGAAGCTGGATCATTGTACCAAGATCTCATGGTTACATAACTTGATCCATTACGAAGCACCAGCAGAATGTTATCCTTCGTAGCATGAATGGATTCCTGGTATTCCTGTAGTGAGCAAAAGTCAAACTGAAAGAAAAAAATATACTACTGTATTAATCTTGTTGAAGCTAGGTCTCCACATTTGAAGCTTACGTTTCAAATAATTCTATAGCCACTATAATGGAATATATCAGTATCCGATTAACTCAAATGTACAAACATTTTGAAATTATAATGCATATCCTTGTCCATCCTTACCTACTACAGTACTACTTCTAGAGACAACACTTCAAGATCTTATATTTAATGAATAATTTCCAAACAACAAACTGATGGCTGTGTGGTGTACCATAAGACAGCCTGATTAAGAACTTGCGATTGTAAAAGTCACCAGTTATTAGTTCTATAATCATCATTTGACCTTCTGGATTCCTTGTTCAACAGCTTTCCCACACAGAAAATAACAACAACATTAAGTATCAATTTTGACCTTTAATCGCGTCTATCGAAATTCAGAACAGATCTTCACCTTTGCAGATCGCATGCCATTTTGCTTTGTTGTTTGTAATGATTTAAGCTACCTTTTCTCATCATATGTGGTGCTTATTGAAAACTTTTCGATGCAGGGTTCTTGCTTTTCATGGCCCTTAAGGATTTCAAGAATAAATATGTACTTCTTGATATTATCAGGTCAGTATGCATTGTAAGACTTCTTTGTTTGGTAATTAAGTGCACCAGCTTTAAATTGTTTGGTATCCTCTACTATTTGTGAACTTCCGTTATAGAACTAGTTAATGTGGTAGTTGCATCACCTATAGCAAGATCACTGTACGTAAATAGTTAATGTTACAGACTTATAGTGGAGTAGATAACCTGTAAGACTGTAACCATTCTTTCTCCATCTATAATAAGGGATACAATATCAACTATTACTATATCAAAAGAATTATGCTGACAAGTAGGATATTTGGAGATACACTACTGACCCAGAAAAATGTTGTTGGGAAACTAACTAGACTTGAGAAATCTCAATCAGAACCGGAAATACGTTTCAGTGAAATCTACATCCAAAATGAAGAGAAAGGTTGAAAGGAGAGAGGAGTGGAAATTATATCCTGCAACAAAATGTATTATGAATATTATATGCACAAAAAAGACCGGATTTTCTTCTTGGGAAAAAGGACAATGAAAATGAAACTATTCCTGGAGTCCAAAGtaacttttctttaccaaatttcACCATCTTCCATGGGAGCAGGTTACTGTATTACATGGTCACTTATAACATGTACCAGTCAAAGTCGAAAACCATTTTTGGTACTATTTATCGAAACTGGATGTTGAGATAGTTCACTGTGATGGACTAAAATAGGAGAACACAAGTTTATCAGAAACAGTATTGACCACGAGAATCTAGGAGCTCTGGAAATATGTTGTTCTCTTCTGTTGCTTCTCCTTTCAATACATAAGATTGCAGATTCTGGTTTATAAGAATAAGGATGAAAAGAACTTGAAATACATTAACCATTATATGATTTCTTCATCTGGTAGCTGCATCCCCTGCAAGGCTGGTTTATGTTGGTTTGAAAAAGGATCACAACACAGGCACAAGAAACTGCCTGCATGTTAACACTATGTTGGCATAGTTGCAGTGGGAACAAGGATGTTGTCTCTGGAGCTAGATCTTAAGTAAGGGCATGCTTTCATGTATGGCTAGTCCCTCTTGTAAAATATTTGCCGTCAAAATCCTACCATACAAAGCTAACCAGATGAGAGCTTTGTGTTAGCAATCGCTTCTCCTTGGCCATACATACTGTATCTGGCTCAAAACATAATATTCTGGTTGTCAAGCATTCATTGCTGTCACCAAATCCATGTTGGTACATCTACAGCGGTTTGATATAGGCACATTGATGAGAGGGCTTGAAGCTGCAACTGTTGAGCCTGGGCCATCTCATTTAAAAGTGTGACTGGCCAAACAGCGGTCTGTGTTGTTTGGTAAGAGACCTGCTACCGAAATATTTTTGCAGTTATACATGCCATCTAGTGGGAGACATAACTATCACATCCCATGCCGAACGCCTGTTCTGAAGCTAGTGTCATAATTCATGGCCAAAAGATAGAGGTACTCTTCATGATGGCAGACAAAGGACCAAGGTGCTATAACACGTTTTTGAATTTTCATCTTGGATTTGTCTGATCACCTTATTGGTCTCAAAGAGCAATGATGTGTTGAAGGCCTATTCCCGAATTTTGAATCAATTCAGAGAGCATCACAGTTCAGGCTGCATGTGGACCAAAAAAAGCACTGGGTCTTTTGGAGGAGAATGGCTTGTTAGCACTTTGGCTTTGACCTATCATTGAATCATTGAAGCAGGCATTCATCTACAGGAACAATGCCCATGGATTTTCTCCTAGTTATAGTTCATTATCTTGATTACCTGTTGTAGGAGCTTACACAAACATACATAGTACACTGTTCTTGTTAGTGGTAGCACATCCTTGGCAATTGTAATCCTTCCCCAGAAAGATATCTGTTTTCTGTTCTCCATTGGTATCTTATCTATTAGAGGCTGGTAATCACCGATCAGTTTTGAACTGTGAATCATATTAGAAGTCCTCGGTAGATAAGAATTGCTACACCATGCAGCATCCAATCAAAGTCTTTATATTCAATTGTTCAGCTATCCCTAATATCAGTATGATATACATTGGACCTAAGATTTAGTTAGAACTAACTTTAATGTTCCCTAAATAATTCGTAGCAATTATACAGCCTTTCTTTTACATTCTTTCACTGTTCTTACCCATGTTGCCATATTTGGTTTATCTAGTAGTGCTCTAACTAAAATGGTATTTCATGGTAGGTTGCCGCTTTTCTTTCTGTACGTTGGTACATTCATGTTCGACGTGGCGGGATTGAAGAAGTATGGAAGGCGAGTTCTGATTTCTTTTGTTAATCTATTGAAAATGAGAGGCggaataaaagaaatattcaGGATTGTGTGGTATCCTGGCTACGTTTCTCCATATGATGATTCTTTTGGCCGGAGATGAGCCTCAGGGTTCTGTCTGTTATGAGACCTCTATGTGAAAACTTGATGTAAGGCAGGTTTAGAAGTTATGAACATTCTTGTTAATAACTAAATGCCGGATGTAGGGGAGGTGTTATGTAAACCTGAAAATGAAATTCGAACACAAGGACAAATGCAGTATTTCTTTCACCGCATGTCAGTTTCATATCTTCCAAATACTGATCCACCGACTTCTCATGGACAGGGTGGTTTCCACATGATTATTTGCTTTTTAAGTTTGATGAATGCATGACAATTCTTTGAAAACAAATGAACTGTTTTTAATTTTGAGACGATGAACCTCATTTCAACTTATGTACTATCTGTACTATTTACATGATGTCATCTAAAGTTGATATTATTAAGAGGCTGTTCTGATGAAAAGTATGTTGATTTCAGGGTGGTTTCTGCTAAATACAATGCAAAGTTACCTTGATCATATACCATTTTTTGTTACAATGAAAAGGCACATGCACGCATCATCACATGCCCTCTCTAGAAAACGCAAGCCAAACGAGGTAGCTCCATGATATGCCGCTCCGTAAAAGAACGAGAATTTGGGTACAACTCCTTGTTTTTTGTGAAGCTCTTCAAGGGTGCTCTAAAAAACTCTAGAAGCTGGAGTTGGTGGAAAATTATCCACCACTGCCACCAGTAAGTGGATACCAATCAAATAGTCATTCTTGAAGCTGGAGCTAGATGGAATCCAAACATTACCTTTGGTAAAGCCACAACTCCTTTATGGAACTAAGTGAATTTGGTGAAGTGAAACTGATTTTGACGGAACATAGATGTCCCATATAGGCCCTATAGCATGCCTAGTAGAAATACACCGATGTTAAATTCACATCACCGCCACTTCAAACCGTGAAGTTGTGTACCCATGATCTTCTTCGACGAAAGATCGACTTCTCTCCAAAAATGTGCCGTTTATGCTCTTAATTTTAAGACCTAGATACACTCTAACATCCAAAAAAATCAACGGGAAATGATACATGAATCATTTTAGTTTACACCTATCTAGAAGATTGATTATCATCACTTCTCATCGACCAATTGATGTGTACGTGGAAAAAGAAAATATCAGGTGGAAACCGTGTTTACGACGAAAACTCTATGAAACCACGTTTCAAAGTTTTCAAAGAAACTAAAAAAAGAATAATGCTAGCACAGTGATAAACATGTGGAATGTCAAGTTTGAACTCATGCTCATTTGTGAGGTATGTACAAAAAATCAACTGAATATTAGTTTGAACTTGGACATTTTACATGCTTACGAAACATCATCCTCCCAACATATTACATTCTGTTTCACCTATCTTTCGATCTCGCAATATTCAACCCCTCCTGTAGCTTTCACTCGTTTGCACCGTATTGTCGTTGCCATTGGATGTTTTACCATCTCGAGGACCATAGGGAGAACCATTCTCATATGTTTCTTCATACCCAGCACGTCGCACCCCACCGAAATAAAATAGACGATGAAGATCGCTACCCTGCGTCACAGTTGATAGGATGCATGCATGTTAGCCAAACCTTCAATCAATTGCATAATCATTGACATGTCGACGATCCTAGAATGGACTAGGCTTTGTTTGTATAGCTATTCAAAATATTGAATCTGGGCAGAAAATTTCCTTAAGAATCTTGGATATCAAAGAAAATGATATTTGGACACATGTCGTGGTCTCCAATAACATACTGCAAAGAATTTCTTCAAATTTACGCTTTTTACACTTTTTTTAGATGCAGGGGACATGACTTATCCACTCCACACTTTGATAATATAACTGGTAAAGTTAGATTCAATAAAATCTATTATAGAGTTTATAAGAG
This genomic window contains:
- the LOC109774710 gene encoding uncharacterized protein isoform X1, translating into MVALRCSGGAAAHMAAHRIKAPRNGDGRSAILPMRAGIRELPLRASLSPPSVSPRTVRCSVFRRRRTGGHCFQNRGMTEGWEALKAATADMFRPLLLNISDMRSLNTVYDLEDYQIDMLFGAFAGLVGVYQLWRAAPHIFVDAALGYIIYKLSVVSSELHRLRKSNGLINRLKFGFLLFMALKDFKNKYVLLDIIRLPLFFLYVGTFMFDVAGLKKYGRRVLISFVNLLKMRGGIKEIFRIVWYPGYVSPYDDSFGRR
- the LOC109774710 gene encoding uncharacterized protein isoform X2, encoding MTEGWEALKAATADMFRPLLLNISDMRSLNTVYDLEDYQIDMLFGAFAGLVGVYQLWRAAPHIFVDAALGYIIYKLSVVSSELHRLRKSNGLINRLKFGFLLFMALKDFKNKYVLLDIIRLPLFFLYVGTFMFDVAGLKKYGRRVLISFVNLLKMRGGIKEIFRIVWYPGYVSPYDDSFGRR